Proteins encoded in a region of the Zea mays cultivar B73 chromosome 4, Zm-B73-REFERENCE-NAM-5.0, whole genome shotgun sequence genome:
- the LOC103652674 gene encoding uncharacterized protein isoform X10, producing MGSTHKEEVGVLEEILDGRKEPRKLSLSVLKHITNDFSHERIIGYGGCGEVYKGILQNGSVAVKKIFSNLNVEDKEFDREIQSMMQVKHPNVVRFIGYCSNTEHELMRKEGKYIKVEVRERLLCFEHISNGSLRSHITGVIMLELVTGSKEEPDITNVLRRWSHRWKKSGQRTPSFQRHQVSKCIGLAKRCKEVEPTRRPSICDILAALGKMEDMNCSDQQVDEEVTYLEDMLGIEPLDLHFLVEPTKQISCSVHLTNATNDCFAFIVQTTNPKQYCIQPDRGVVPPRSECSVAIVLSQEPTHNKRCSMEDELSVQSTRVDEGVTAADVSEALFTGKEDRTVDHVSLMVGFDMSPSPPEEQTEDFTFAPLASLYDEEPQLSAAKVSVWTSNQLGRSGRFSKKKLVSILKSWRARLKVSSHKKLETPKHDCEIPEAVEHEEVAAPRCPKGPLPQRDLSPLGEACSRMNMTAIHEILVNRHYRDDDLDPNVPSLEEWTQQSRDMLDDRKRGDFTFRDKDFRAAIDWYTKCMDVGPKKASPTVLVRRSCCHLMCGNLDAALRDAMQAQRQYPDCPTSLYMQAVALSKLGMHSQAMGMLIEASEMEANQKKTRKAA from the exons AAGGAAGAAGTAGGTGTCCTGGAGGAAATACTTGACGGGAGAAAAGAGCCGAGGAAGCTATCTTTATCAGTTCTAAAACACATCACAAATGACTTCTCGCACGAGCGAATAATCGGTTATGGTGGGTGCGGAGAGGTTTACAAG GGCATCCTGCAAAACGGAAGCGTCGCTGTGAAGAAAATCTTCAGCAACCTAAATGTTGAAGATAAGGAATTTGATCGAGAGATTCAGAGCATGATGCAGGTGAAGCATCCAAACGTAGTGCGGTTTATTGGCTACTGTTCTAACACAGAGCATGAACTGATGAGAAAAGAAGGCAAGTATATTAAGGTCGAGGTGCGAGAAAGGCTGCTCTGTTTCGAGCATATCAGCAACGGAAGCCTCCGCAGCCACATTACAG GTGTCATAATGCTGGAGCTGGTGACCGGGAGCAAGGAGGAGCCGGACATTACTAAT GTACTTCGACGGTGGAGCCATAGGTGGAAAAAATCAGGACAGCGTACACCATCATTTCAACGCCATCAAGTGAGTAAATGCATAGGTTTGGCTAAGAGATGCAAAGAAGTAGAACCAACAAGAAGGCCTTCTATATGTGATATACTTGCTGCCCTAGGCAAAATGGAAGATATGAATTGCAGTGATCAACAAGTGGACGAG GAAGTCACTTATCTGGAGGACATGCTAGGAATCGAGCCTCTTGATCTGCATTTCCTAGTCGAACCTACCAAGCAGATATCCTGCTCAGTCCATCTGACCAACGCTACGAATGACTGTTTCGCCTTCATTGTTCAGACGACGAACCCGAAGCAGTACTGCATACAGCCGGACAGAGGCGTCGTTCCACCACGATCTGAGTGTAGTGTTGCCATCGTATTATCGCAAGAACCGACGCATAATAAGCGATGCAGCATGGAGGACGAGCTAAGCGTGCAGAGCACCAGAGTGGATGAGGGTGTGACAGCTGCGGATGTGAGTGAAGCGTTGTTCACTGGAAAGGAAGATAGAACGGTCGATCACGTGAGCCTGATGGTCGGTTTCGACATGTCGCCATCGCCACCTGAGGAACAAACGGAGGACTTCACGTTTGCACCACTGGCGTCGTTGTACGACGAGGAGCCACAGTTAAGCGCGGCGAAGGTATCAGTATGGACATCCAATCAG TTGGGGCGTTCTGGTCGCTTCTCTAAGAAGAAGCTAGTGTCTATTCTGAAATCCTGGCGAGCAAGATTAAAG GTATCATCCCATAAGAAACTCGAGACTCCAAAGCATGACTGTGAGATTCCTGAAGCTGTAGAGCATGAAGAAGTTGCCGCGCCCAGGTGTCCCAAAGGACCACTGCCACAGCGCGATCTTTCTCCACTGGGCGAAGCATGTTCTAGGATGAACATGACGGCGATCCATGAGATCCTAGTGAACAGACATTACAGAGATGATGACCTAGACCCAAACGTG CCGTCGCTCGAGGAATGGACACAGCAGAGCAGGGATATGTTGGATGATAGGAAACGTGGGGACTTCACTTTTCGTGATAAAGATTTCCGAGCAGCCATAGACTGGTATACCAAG TGTATGGATGTGGGGCCAAAGAAGGCGTCACCAACAGTTCTCGTTCGACGCAGTTGCTGCCACCTCATGTGCGGCAACCTGGACGCCGCCCTCCGCGATGCAATGCAAGCGCAGCGTCAGTATCCCGACTGCCCAACCTCACTGTACATGCAAGCAGTGGCACTTTCAAAGCTAGGGATGCATAGTCAAGCCATGGGCATGCTGATTGAGGCGTCGGAGATGGAAGCGAATCAGAAAAAGACCCGAAAAGCAGCTTAA
- the LOC103652674 gene encoding uncharacterized protein isoform X12, whose translation MGSTHKEEVGVLEEILDGRKEPRKLSLSVLKHITNDFSHERIIGYGGCGEVYKGILQNGSVAVKKIFSNLNVEDKEFDREIQSMMQVKHPNVVRFIGYCSNTEHELMRKEGKYIKVEVRERLLCFEHISNGSLRSHITGVIMLELVTGSKEEPDITNVLRRWSHRWKKSGQRTPSFQRHQVSKCIGLAKRCKEVEPTRRPSICDILAALGKMEDMNCSDQQVDEEVTYLEDMLGIEPLDLHFLVEPTKQISCSVHLTNATNDCFAFIVQTTNPKQYCIQPDRGVVPPRSECSVAIVLSQEPTHNKRCSMEDELSVQSTRVDEGVTAADVSEALFTGKEDRTVDHVSLMVGFDMSPSPPEEQTEDFTFAPLASLYDEEPQLSAAKVSVWTSNQLGRSGRFSKKKLVSILKSWRARLKVSSHKKLETPKHDCEIPEAVEHEEVAAPRCPKGPLPQRDLSPLGEACSRMNMTAIHEILVNRHYRDDDLDPNVPSLEEWTQQSRDMLDDRKRGDFTFRDKDFRAAIDCVWMWGQRRRHQQFSFDAVAATSCAATWTPPSAMQCKRSVSIPTAQPHCTCKQWHFQS comes from the exons AAGGAAGAAGTAGGTGTCCTGGAGGAAATACTTGACGGGAGAAAAGAGCCGAGGAAGCTATCTTTATCAGTTCTAAAACACATCACAAATGACTTCTCGCACGAGCGAATAATCGGTTATGGTGGGTGCGGAGAGGTTTACAAG GGCATCCTGCAAAACGGAAGCGTCGCTGTGAAGAAAATCTTCAGCAACCTAAATGTTGAAGATAAGGAATTTGATCGAGAGATTCAGAGCATGATGCAGGTGAAGCATCCAAACGTAGTGCGGTTTATTGGCTACTGTTCTAACACAGAGCATGAACTGATGAGAAAAGAAGGCAAGTATATTAAGGTCGAGGTGCGAGAAAGGCTGCTCTGTTTCGAGCATATCAGCAACGGAAGCCTCCGCAGCCACATTACAG GTGTCATAATGCTGGAGCTGGTGACCGGGAGCAAGGAGGAGCCGGACATTACTAAT GTACTTCGACGGTGGAGCCATAGGTGGAAAAAATCAGGACAGCGTACACCATCATTTCAACGCCATCAAGTGAGTAAATGCATAGGTTTGGCTAAGAGATGCAAAGAAGTAGAACCAACAAGAAGGCCTTCTATATGTGATATACTTGCTGCCCTAGGCAAAATGGAAGATATGAATTGCAGTGATCAACAAGTGGACGAG GAAGTCACTTATCTGGAGGACATGCTAGGAATCGAGCCTCTTGATCTGCATTTCCTAGTCGAACCTACCAAGCAGATATCCTGCTCAGTCCATCTGACCAACGCTACGAATGACTGTTTCGCCTTCATTGTTCAGACGACGAACCCGAAGCAGTACTGCATACAGCCGGACAGAGGCGTCGTTCCACCACGATCTGAGTGTAGTGTTGCCATCGTATTATCGCAAGAACCGACGCATAATAAGCGATGCAGCATGGAGGACGAGCTAAGCGTGCAGAGCACCAGAGTGGATGAGGGTGTGACAGCTGCGGATGTGAGTGAAGCGTTGTTCACTGGAAAGGAAGATAGAACGGTCGATCACGTGAGCCTGATGGTCGGTTTCGACATGTCGCCATCGCCACCTGAGGAACAAACGGAGGACTTCACGTTTGCACCACTGGCGTCGTTGTACGACGAGGAGCCACAGTTAAGCGCGGCGAAGGTATCAGTATGGACATCCAATCAG TTGGGGCGTTCTGGTCGCTTCTCTAAGAAGAAGCTAGTGTCTATTCTGAAATCCTGGCGAGCAAGATTAAAG GTATCATCCCATAAGAAACTCGAGACTCCAAAGCATGACTGTGAGATTCCTGAAGCTGTAGAGCATGAAGAAGTTGCCGCGCCCAGGTGTCCCAAAGGACCACTGCCACAGCGCGATCTTTCTCCACTGGGCGAAGCATGTTCTAGGATGAACATGACGGCGATCCATGAGATCCTAGTGAACAGACATTACAGAGATGATGACCTAGACCCAAACGTG CCGTCGCTCGAGGAATGGACACAGCAGAGCAGGGATATGTTGGATGATAGGAAACGTGGGGACTTCACTTTTCGTGATAAAGATTTCCGAGCAGCCATAGACTG TGTATGGATGTGGGGCCAAAGAAGGCGTCACCAACAGTTCTCGTTCGACGCAGTTGCTGCCACCTCATGTGCGGCAACCTGGACGCCGCCCTCCGCGATGCAATGCAAGCGCAGCGTCAGTATCCCGACTGCCCAACCTCACTGTACATGCAAGCAGTGGCACTTTCAAAGCTAG
- the LOC103652674 gene encoding uncharacterized protein isoform X11, producing MGSTHKEEVGVLEEILDGRKEPRKLSLSVLKHITNDFSHERIIGYGGCGEVYKGILQNGSVAVKKIFSNLNVEDKEFDREIQSMMQVKHPNVVRFIGYCSNTEHELMRKEGKYIKVEVRERLLCFEHISNGSLRSHITGVIMLELVTGSKEEPDITNVLRRWSHRWKKSGQRTPSFQRHQVSKCIGLAKRCKEVEPTRRPSICDILAALGKMEDMNCSDQQVDEEVTYLEDMLGIEPLDLHFLVEPTKQISCSVHLTNATNDCFAFIVQTTNPKQYCIQPDRGVVPPRSECSVAIVLSQEPTHNKRCSMEDELSVQSTRVDEGVTAADVSEALFTGKEDRTVDHVSLMVGFDMSPSPPEEQTEDFTFAPLASLYDEEPQLSAAKSARLQLGRSGRFSKKKLVSILKSWRARLKVSSHKKLETPKHDCEIPEAVEHEEVAAPRCPKGPLPQRDLSPLGEACSRMNMTAIHEILVNRHYRDDDLDPNVPSLEEWTQQSRDMLDDRKRGDFTFRDKDFRAAIDWYTKCMDVGPKKASPTVLVRRSCCHLMCGNLDAALRDAMQAQRQYPDCPTSLYMQAVALSKLGMHSQAMGMLIEASEMEANQKKTRKAA from the exons AAGGAAGAAGTAGGTGTCCTGGAGGAAATACTTGACGGGAGAAAAGAGCCGAGGAAGCTATCTTTATCAGTTCTAAAACACATCACAAATGACTTCTCGCACGAGCGAATAATCGGTTATGGTGGGTGCGGAGAGGTTTACAAG GGCATCCTGCAAAACGGAAGCGTCGCTGTGAAGAAAATCTTCAGCAACCTAAATGTTGAAGATAAGGAATTTGATCGAGAGATTCAGAGCATGATGCAGGTGAAGCATCCAAACGTAGTGCGGTTTATTGGCTACTGTTCTAACACAGAGCATGAACTGATGAGAAAAGAAGGCAAGTATATTAAGGTCGAGGTGCGAGAAAGGCTGCTCTGTTTCGAGCATATCAGCAACGGAAGCCTCCGCAGCCACATTACAG GTGTCATAATGCTGGAGCTGGTGACCGGGAGCAAGGAGGAGCCGGACATTACTAAT GTACTTCGACGGTGGAGCCATAGGTGGAAAAAATCAGGACAGCGTACACCATCATTTCAACGCCATCAAGTGAGTAAATGCATAGGTTTGGCTAAGAGATGCAAAGAAGTAGAACCAACAAGAAGGCCTTCTATATGTGATATACTTGCTGCCCTAGGCAAAATGGAAGATATGAATTGCAGTGATCAACAAGTGGACGAG GAAGTCACTTATCTGGAGGACATGCTAGGAATCGAGCCTCTTGATCTGCATTTCCTAGTCGAACCTACCAAGCAGATATCCTGCTCAGTCCATCTGACCAACGCTACGAATGACTGTTTCGCCTTCATTGTTCAGACGACGAACCCGAAGCAGTACTGCATACAGCCGGACAGAGGCGTCGTTCCACCACGATCTGAGTGTAGTGTTGCCATCGTATTATCGCAAGAACCGACGCATAATAAGCGATGCAGCATGGAGGACGAGCTAAGCGTGCAGAGCACCAGAGTGGATGAGGGTGTGACAGCTGCGGATGTGAGTGAAGCGTTGTTCACTGGAAAGGAAGATAGAACGGTCGATCACGTGAGCCTGATGGTCGGTTTCGACATGTCGCCATCGCCACCTGAGGAACAAACGGAGGACTTCACGTTTGCACCACTGGCGTCGTTGTACGACGAGGAGCCACAGTTAAGCGCGGCGAAG AGTGCGCGTTTACAGTTGGGGCGTTCTGGTCGCTTCTCTAAGAAGAAGCTAGTGTCTATTCTGAAATCCTGGCGAGCAAGATTAAAG GTATCATCCCATAAGAAACTCGAGACTCCAAAGCATGACTGTGAGATTCCTGAAGCTGTAGAGCATGAAGAAGTTGCCGCGCCCAGGTGTCCCAAAGGACCACTGCCACAGCGCGATCTTTCTCCACTGGGCGAAGCATGTTCTAGGATGAACATGACGGCGATCCATGAGATCCTAGTGAACAGACATTACAGAGATGATGACCTAGACCCAAACGTG CCGTCGCTCGAGGAATGGACACAGCAGAGCAGGGATATGTTGGATGATAGGAAACGTGGGGACTTCACTTTTCGTGATAAAGATTTCCGAGCAGCCATAGACTGGTATACCAAG TGTATGGATGTGGGGCCAAAGAAGGCGTCACCAACAGTTCTCGTTCGACGCAGTTGCTGCCACCTCATGTGCGGCAACCTGGACGCCGCCCTCCGCGATGCAATGCAAGCGCAGCGTCAGTATCCCGACTGCCCAACCTCACTGTACATGCAAGCAGTGGCACTTTCAAAGCTAGGGATGCATAGTCAAGCCATGGGCATGCTGATTGAGGCGTCGGAGATGGAAGCGAATCAGAAAAAGACCCGAAAAGCAGCTTAA
- the LOC103652674 gene encoding serine/threonine-protein kinase Nek10 isoform X4, whose amino-acid sequence MGSTHKEEVGVLEEILDGRKEPRKLSLSVLKHITNDFSHERIIGYGGCGEVYKGILQNGSVAVKKIFSNLNVEDKEFDREIQSMMQVKHPNVVRFIGYCSNTEHELMRKEGKYIKVEVRERLLCFEHISNGSLRSHITDGLRGLEWHARYKIIKGICEGLHHLHMEKNIIHMDLKPANILVHDQMVPKIADFGLSRLAEVSRTMSNERLLSLGYCAPEYQYHGKMSLKSDIYSLGVIMLELVTGSKEEPDITNVLRRWSHRWKKSGQRTPSFQRHQVSKCIGLAKRCKEVEPTRRPSICDILAALGKMEDMNCSDQQVDEEVTYLEDMLGIEPLDLHFLVEPTKQISCSVHLTNATNDCFAFIVQTTNPKQYCIQPDRGVVPPRSECSVAIVLSQEPTHNKRCSMEDELSVQSTRVDEGVTAADVSEALFTGKEDRTVDHVSLMVGFDMSPSPPEEQTEDFTFAPLASLYDEEPQLSAAKVSVWTSNQSARLQLGRSGRFSKKKLVSILKSWRARLKVSSHKKLETPKHDCEIPEAVEHEEVAAPRCPKGPLPQRDLSPLGEACSRMNMTAIHEILVNRHYRDDDLDPNVPSLEEWTQQSRDMLDDRKRGDFTFRDKDFRAAIDCVWMWGQRRRHQQFSFDAVAATSCAATWTPPSAMQCKRSVSIPTAQPHCTCKQWHFQS is encoded by the exons AAGGAAGAAGTAGGTGTCCTGGAGGAAATACTTGACGGGAGAAAAGAGCCGAGGAAGCTATCTTTATCAGTTCTAAAACACATCACAAATGACTTCTCGCACGAGCGAATAATCGGTTATGGTGGGTGCGGAGAGGTTTACAAG GGCATCCTGCAAAACGGAAGCGTCGCTGTGAAGAAAATCTTCAGCAACCTAAATGTTGAAGATAAGGAATTTGATCGAGAGATTCAGAGCATGATGCAGGTGAAGCATCCAAACGTAGTGCGGTTTATTGGCTACTGTTCTAACACAGAGCATGAACTGATGAGAAAAGAAGGCAAGTATATTAAGGTCGAGGTGCGAGAAAGGCTGCTCTGTTTCGAGCATATCAGCAACGGAAGCCTCCGCAGCCACATTACAG ATGGACTAAGAGGGCTTGAATGGCACGCACGGTATAAAATAATTAAGGGAATTTGTGAGGGCCTACATCATCTTCACATGGAAAAAAACATCATTCACATGGATCTTAAACCTGCCAACATACTAGTACATGATCAAATGGTACCAAAGATTGCAGACTTTGGTCTATCAAGGCTGGCTGAAGTATCACGTACTATGAGCAATGAACGGCTTTTATCCCT AGGATACTGCGCTCCAGAATACCAATACCATGGCAAAATGTCCCTTAAGTCTGACATCTATAGTTTAGGTGTCATAATGCTGGAGCTGGTGACCGGGAGCAAGGAGGAGCCGGACATTACTAAT GTACTTCGACGGTGGAGCCATAGGTGGAAAAAATCAGGACAGCGTACACCATCATTTCAACGCCATCAAGTGAGTAAATGCATAGGTTTGGCTAAGAGATGCAAAGAAGTAGAACCAACAAGAAGGCCTTCTATATGTGATATACTTGCTGCCCTAGGCAAAATGGAAGATATGAATTGCAGTGATCAACAAGTGGACGAG GAAGTCACTTATCTGGAGGACATGCTAGGAATCGAGCCTCTTGATCTGCATTTCCTAGTCGAACCTACCAAGCAGATATCCTGCTCAGTCCATCTGACCAACGCTACGAATGACTGTTTCGCCTTCATTGTTCAGACGACGAACCCGAAGCAGTACTGCATACAGCCGGACAGAGGCGTCGTTCCACCACGATCTGAGTGTAGTGTTGCCATCGTATTATCGCAAGAACCGACGCATAATAAGCGATGCAGCATGGAGGACGAGCTAAGCGTGCAGAGCACCAGAGTGGATGAGGGTGTGACAGCTGCGGATGTGAGTGAAGCGTTGTTCACTGGAAAGGAAGATAGAACGGTCGATCACGTGAGCCTGATGGTCGGTTTCGACATGTCGCCATCGCCACCTGAGGAACAAACGGAGGACTTCACGTTTGCACCACTGGCGTCGTTGTACGACGAGGAGCCACAGTTAAGCGCGGCGAAGGTATCAGTATGGACATCCAATCAG AGTGCGCGTTTACAGTTGGGGCGTTCTGGTCGCTTCTCTAAGAAGAAGCTAGTGTCTATTCTGAAATCCTGGCGAGCAAGATTAAAG GTATCATCCCATAAGAAACTCGAGACTCCAAAGCATGACTGTGAGATTCCTGAAGCTGTAGAGCATGAAGAAGTTGCCGCGCCCAGGTGTCCCAAAGGACCACTGCCACAGCGCGATCTTTCTCCACTGGGCGAAGCATGTTCTAGGATGAACATGACGGCGATCCATGAGATCCTAGTGAACAGACATTACAGAGATGATGACCTAGACCCAAACGTG CCGTCGCTCGAGGAATGGACACAGCAGAGCAGGGATATGTTGGATGATAGGAAACGTGGGGACTTCACTTTTCGTGATAAAGATTTCCGAGCAGCCATAGACTG TGTATGGATGTGGGGCCAAAGAAGGCGTCACCAACAGTTCTCGTTCGACGCAGTTGCTGCCACCTCATGTGCGGCAACCTGGACGCCGCCCTCCGCGATGCAATGCAAGCGCAGCGTCAGTATCCCGACTGCCCAACCTCACTGTACATGCAAGCAGTGGCACTTTCAAAGCTAG
- the LOC103652674 gene encoding serine/threonine-protein kinase Nek10 isoform X6, which produces MMQVKHPNVVRFIGYCSNTEHELMRKEGKYIKVEVRERLLCFEHISNGSLRSHITDGLRGLEWHARYKIIKGICEGLHHLHMEKNIIHMDLKPANILVHDQMVPKIADFGLSRLAEVSRTMSNERLLSLGYCAPEYQYHGKMSLKSDIYSLGVIMLELVTGSKEEPDITNVLRRWSHRWKKSGQRTPSFQRHQVSKCIGLAKRCKEVEPTRRPSICDILAALGKMEDMNCSDQQVDEEVTYLEDMLGIEPLDLHFLVEPTKQISCSVHLTNATNDCFAFIVQTTNPKQYCIQPDRGVVPPRSECSVAIVLSQEPTHNKRCSMEDELSVQSTRVDEGVTAADVSEALFTGKEDRTVDHVSLMVGFDMSPSPPEEQTEDFTFAPLASLYDEEPQLSAAKVSVWTSNQSARLQLGRSGRFSKKKLVSILKSWRARLKVSSHKKLETPKHDCEIPEAVEHEEVAAPRCPKGPLPQRDLSPLGEACSRMNMTAIHEILVNRHYRDDDLDPNVPSLEEWTQQSRDMLDDRKRGDFTFRDKDFRAAIDWYTKCMDVGPKKASPTVLVRRSCCHLMCGNLDAALRDAMQAQRQYPDCPTSLYMQAVALSKLGMHSQAMGMLIEASEMEANQKKTRKAA; this is translated from the exons ATGATGCAGGTGAAGCATCCAAACGTAGTGCGGTTTATTGGCTACTGTTCTAACACAGAGCATGAACTGATGAGAAAAGAAGGCAAGTATATTAAGGTCGAGGTGCGAGAAAGGCTGCTCTGTTTCGAGCATATCAGCAACGGAAGCCTCCGCAGCCACATTACAG ATGGACTAAGAGGGCTTGAATGGCACGCACGGTATAAAATAATTAAGGGAATTTGTGAGGGCCTACATCATCTTCACATGGAAAAAAACATCATTCACATGGATCTTAAACCTGCCAACATACTAGTACATGATCAAATGGTACCAAAGATTGCAGACTTTGGTCTATCAAGGCTGGCTGAAGTATCACGTACTATGAGCAATGAACGGCTTTTATCCCT AGGATACTGCGCTCCAGAATACCAATACCATGGCAAAATGTCCCTTAAGTCTGACATCTATAGTTTAGGTGTCATAATGCTGGAGCTGGTGACCGGGAGCAAGGAGGAGCCGGACATTACTAAT GTACTTCGACGGTGGAGCCATAGGTGGAAAAAATCAGGACAGCGTACACCATCATTTCAACGCCATCAAGTGAGTAAATGCATAGGTTTGGCTAAGAGATGCAAAGAAGTAGAACCAACAAGAAGGCCTTCTATATGTGATATACTTGCTGCCCTAGGCAAAATGGAAGATATGAATTGCAGTGATCAACAAGTGGACGAG GAAGTCACTTATCTGGAGGACATGCTAGGAATCGAGCCTCTTGATCTGCATTTCCTAGTCGAACCTACCAAGCAGATATCCTGCTCAGTCCATCTGACCAACGCTACGAATGACTGTTTCGCCTTCATTGTTCAGACGACGAACCCGAAGCAGTACTGCATACAGCCGGACAGAGGCGTCGTTCCACCACGATCTGAGTGTAGTGTTGCCATCGTATTATCGCAAGAACCGACGCATAATAAGCGATGCAGCATGGAGGACGAGCTAAGCGTGCAGAGCACCAGAGTGGATGAGGGTGTGACAGCTGCGGATGTGAGTGAAGCGTTGTTCACTGGAAAGGAAGATAGAACGGTCGATCACGTGAGCCTGATGGTCGGTTTCGACATGTCGCCATCGCCACCTGAGGAACAAACGGAGGACTTCACGTTTGCACCACTGGCGTCGTTGTACGACGAGGAGCCACAGTTAAGCGCGGCGAAGGTATCAGTATGGACATCCAATCAG AGTGCGCGTTTACAGTTGGGGCGTTCTGGTCGCTTCTCTAAGAAGAAGCTAGTGTCTATTCTGAAATCCTGGCGAGCAAGATTAAAG GTATCATCCCATAAGAAACTCGAGACTCCAAAGCATGACTGTGAGATTCCTGAAGCTGTAGAGCATGAAGAAGTTGCCGCGCCCAGGTGTCCCAAAGGACCACTGCCACAGCGCGATCTTTCTCCACTGGGCGAAGCATGTTCTAGGATGAACATGACGGCGATCCATGAGATCCTAGTGAACAGACATTACAGAGATGATGACCTAGACCCAAACGTG CCGTCGCTCGAGGAATGGACACAGCAGAGCAGGGATATGTTGGATGATAGGAAACGTGGGGACTTCACTTTTCGTGATAAAGATTTCCGAGCAGCCATAGACTGGTATACCAAG TGTATGGATGTGGGGCCAAAGAAGGCGTCACCAACAGTTCTCGTTCGACGCAGTTGCTGCCACCTCATGTGCGGCAACCTGGACGCCGCCCTCCGCGATGCAATGCAAGCGCAGCGTCAGTATCCCGACTGCCCAACCTCACTGTACATGCAAGCAGTGGCACTTTCAAAGCTAGGGATGCATAGTCAAGCCATGGGCATGCTGATTGAGGCGTCGGAGATGGAAGCGAATCAGAAAAAGACCCGAAAAGCAGCTTAA